Proteins encoded within one genomic window of Bacteroides sedimenti:
- a CDS encoding GDSL-type esterase/lipase family protein gives MKKLFLFTLLILSFVSVSAQKRKYSTFYEQRASLFELLPTTSKDIIFLGNSITNGCEWAELFNNPHVKNRGISGDICEGVYDRLDPIVKGKPAKLFLLIGINDVSRGTSADTIALGIKRIIEKVQSASPRTKIYLQSVLPVSNEYNMFSTHTSRGNVVLEINSRLVKLAKEKKITYIDLYSHFVNKETGKLRSDLSNDGLHMLGKGYMLWRDLVKQYVK, from the coding sequence ATGAAAAAGTTATTCTTATTTACGCTCCTGATTCTTTCCTTTGTTTCTGTTTCTGCTCAGAAAAGGAAATATTCCACCTTTTATGAACAACGTGCCTCGCTGTTTGAGTTGTTGCCCACTACATCGAAAGATATTATTTTCTTAGGCAACAGTATTACAAACGGCTGTGAATGGGCAGAGCTGTTTAATAACCCACATGTGAAAAACCGTGGAATCAGCGGTGATATATGCGAAGGAGTTTATGATCGGCTTGATCCTATTGTGAAAGGAAAACCGGCCAAACTGTTTTTGCTGATCGGGATAAATGATGTGTCAAGAGGAACTTCGGCTGATACTATAGCATTGGGCATCAAACGTATTATAGAAAAGGTACAATCCGCTTCACCGCGCACAAAAATCTATTTGCAGAGTGTGCTTCCGGTAAGCAATGAATACAACATGTTCTCAACACATACCTCAAGAGGGAATGTAGTTTTGGAGATAAACAGCCGATTGGTTAAATTGGCCAAAGAGAAGAAAATAACTTATATTGATTTGTATTCTCATTTTGTGAACAAGGAAACAGGTAAATTACGTTCTGATTTATCTAATGACGGACTTCACATGTTGGGTAAAGGATATATGCTCTGGAGAGATTTGGTTAAACAGTATGTAAAATAA
- a CDS encoding family 20 glycosylhydrolase produces MAGITHLLPKPQQIHSNGQQFVIGNISLSSPVLTTEWTDFIREAGGKITSDAKQKIEVRLTDTLAGVSLNKDEAYHLDVTNKKITVEALSPKGVYWAIQTLRQLKQTDRKKTFLEGCVITDWPAFRIRGFLQDVGRSYISLPELKKEIAALSRYKINVFHWHLTENQSWRLESKVYPELNDSANTTRMPGKYYTLKEAKELVEFCKQHNVLLIPEIDMPGHSAAFIRTFKCDMQSAEGMAILKRLVDEVCATFDVPWLHIGTDEVQFTNKNFVPEMVAFVRSKGKKVISWNPGWKYQPGEIDMTQLWSYRGKAQKGIPAIDCRFHYLNHFDTFGDLVALYNSRIYNQPQGSEDIAGSILAFWHDRLVTPEQNMILENNFYPNMLAFAERSWIGGGSEYFDGNGVILPKEDTKEFKEFADFERRMIWHKEHNFKGYPFAYVKQTNVKWNITDAFPNEGDLGKVFPPEKELKAEYLYEGKSYGVRQATGAGIYLRHVWGTFVPAFYKDPQENHTAYAWTWVWSPKAQDTGLWVEFQNYSRSEMDLAPLPGKWDYKDSRIWLNDSEILPPVWTATHREKSNEIALGNENCVARSPLMVHLNKGWNKVFMKLPVGKFSLPEVRLVKWQFTAVFVTPDGSRAVDGLIYSPDKTK; encoded by the coding sequence ATGGCAGGAATCACACATCTTTTGCCAAAACCTCAGCAGATTCATTCTAATGGACAACAATTTGTCATTGGTAATATTTCCTTGTCATCACCTGTATTAACTACCGAATGGACAGATTTTATACGCGAAGCAGGAGGTAAGATTACTTCGGATGCCAAGCAGAAAATTGAAGTTCGCCTGACAGATACCCTGGCGGGGGTATCGCTTAATAAAGATGAAGCCTATCATCTTGATGTCACAAACAAAAAAATTACCGTAGAGGCTCTTTCACCTAAAGGAGTGTATTGGGCAATCCAAACTCTGCGTCAGCTTAAACAGACAGACAGGAAGAAAACGTTTCTGGAAGGTTGCGTTATCACCGACTGGCCTGCGTTCCGTATCCGTGGATTTTTGCAGGATGTAGGTCGAAGCTACATTTCCCTGCCGGAACTGAAAAAAGAGATAGCGGCTCTTTCCCGTTATAAGATCAATGTATTTCATTGGCATCTAACTGAAAACCAGTCATGGCGACTGGAAAGCAAAGTTTACCCGGAGTTGAACGACAGTGCAAACACCACCCGTATGCCGGGAAAATATTATACTTTGAAGGAGGCTAAAGAACTGGTAGAATTCTGCAAACAGCATAATGTTTTGCTGATTCCGGAGATTGATATGCCGGGACACAGCGCGGCCTTTATCCGCACCTTTAAATGTGATATGCAAAGCGCTGAGGGAATGGCAATTCTCAAACGATTGGTTGATGAAGTGTGTGCAACATTTGATGTACCTTGGCTTCATATTGGAACTGATGAGGTGCAGTTCACTAATAAGAACTTTGTGCCCGAGATGGTGGCTTTTGTCCGCTCGAAAGGGAAGAAGGTGATTTCATGGAATCCGGGCTGGAAGTATCAACCCGGTGAGATTGATATGACGCAGCTCTGGAGTTATCGTGGAAAAGCTCAGAAAGGGATTCCGGCTATTGATTGTAGATTTCATTACCTGAACCACTTTGATACTTTCGGAGATTTGGTGGCGCTATATAACAGCCGCATATATAATCAGCCGCAGGGAAGTGAGGACATTGCCGGAAGTATTCTGGCTTTTTGGCACGACAGGTTGGTAACTCCTGAACAAAACATGATACTCGAAAATAACTTCTATCCCAATATGCTGGCTTTCGCCGAGCGTTCCTGGATAGGTGGCGGTTCCGAATATTTTGACGGAAACGGGGTAATCCTTCCTAAGGAAGATACAAAAGAATTCAAAGAGTTTGCTGACTTTGAACGTAGGATGATTTGGCATAAGGAGCATAATTTCAAAGGTTATCCGTTTGCCTATGTCAAGCAGACCAATGTGAAATGGAACATAACCGACGCTTTCCCCAATGAAGGCGATTTAGGAAAAGTATTTCCTCCCGAAAAGGAGCTGAAAGCAGAGTATCTGTATGAAGGAAAGAGTTACGGCGTTCGTCAGGCAACGGGTGCGGGTATTTATCTGCGACATGTATGGGGAACATTTGTACCTGCGTTCTATAAAGACCCTCAGGAAAACCATACGGCATATGCCTGGACCTGGGTGTGGTCACCTAAAGCGCAAGATACTGGATTGTGGGTGGAATTCCAGAATTATAGCCGATCTGAGATGGATTTAGCGCCTCTTCCAGGAAAGTGGGATTACAAAGATAGCCGCATCTGGTTAAATGATTCAGAAATTCTGCCTCCGGTATGGACGGCCACTCATAGAGAGAAGAGCAATGAAATAGCACTTGGAAATGAAAACTGTGTCGCACGGTCACCGTTAATGGTACATCTCAACAAAGGATGGAACAAGGTTTTTATGAAACTTCCGGTAGGGAAATTCTCATTACCCGAAGTAAGGCTCGTAAAATGGCAGTTTACTGCGGTTTTCGTTACCCCCGACGGAAGCCGGGCGGTTGATGGACTGATCTATTCTCCTGATAAAACTAAATGA
- a CDS encoding sialidase family protein: MNYRKLLFTLLLSCGAINSFAQDTVKVKETQVPVLIDRHDNVLYYLRLHAKESRSLDYVTLTLDNNVPLEAIKSVKLYYGGTEARQRESKNQFATQPYIYRDEPGKTLEANPSYSILKDKTGKLTRKIRLTANQNLFPGLNYFWVSLEMKPKASLLTKITSRIDEVTLDGKSAPLKFETEPVTHMMGIGVRHAGDDGVASYRIPGLVTTNKGTLLSVYDARYNNSADLQEYVNIGLSRSTDGGQTWEKMRLPLAFGEYGGLPKAQNGVGDPAILVDKNTGTIWIVAAWTHGMGNNRAWWSSYPGMDLNETAQLVMTKSDDDGKTWSPPINVTPQVKDPSWYFLLQGPGSGITMSDGTLVFASQYIDSTRVPNAGIIYSKDHGKTWKISKLARTNTTEAQVAEVEPGVLMLNMRDNRGGSRAVATTKDMGETWTEHPSSRSALIESVCMASLLKVEAKDNVLNKDILLFSNPNTVKGRHHITIKASLDGGLTWLPANQLLLDEDEGWGYSCLTMIDRETVGILYEGSVAHMTFQAIKLKDIIK, from the coding sequence ATGAATTACAGAAAATTGTTATTCACTTTGCTGCTCTCTTGTGGAGCAATTAACTCTTTTGCCCAGGATACGGTAAAAGTGAAAGAGACTCAAGTTCCTGTTCTTATTGACAGGCACGACAATGTGCTTTATTATCTGCGCCTTCATGCCAAAGAGAGCCGTTCACTGGACTATGTTACCCTTACTTTGGATAACAATGTGCCTCTCGAAGCAATTAAATCAGTGAAACTTTATTATGGAGGAACAGAAGCTCGTCAAAGGGAATCGAAAAACCAATTTGCAACACAGCCTTACATTTACCGCGATGAGCCGGGTAAAACGCTTGAGGCAAATCCTTCGTACTCTATATTGAAGGATAAAACGGGTAAACTAACAAGAAAAATCAGGCTGACAGCGAATCAGAACCTTTTCCCGGGTCTGAATTATTTCTGGGTGAGCCTGGAGATGAAACCAAAAGCTTCTTTGCTGACAAAAATAACTTCTCGCATTGATGAAGTGACTCTTGATGGAAAGAGTGCTCCGCTGAAATTCGAGACAGAACCTGTAACTCACATGATGGGTATCGGTGTACGCCATGCAGGTGATGATGGCGTAGCTTCCTATCGTATCCCCGGACTTGTTACTACCAACAAAGGAACTCTATTGTCCGTATATGACGCCCGTTATAACAATAGCGCCGACCTACAGGAATATGTAAACATTGGTCTGAGCAGAAGCACCGACGGCGGACAAACTTGGGAAAAAATGAGATTGCCATTGGCATTTGGAGAATACGGTGGACTGCCTAAAGCACAAAACGGTGTAGGCGACCCAGCTATTCTGGTGGATAAGAACACAGGAACAATCTGGATTGTTGCAGCATGGACTCACGGTATGGGTAACAATCGTGCTTGGTGGAGCTCATATCCTGGAATGGATTTGAACGAAACTGCTCAGTTGGTTATGACAAAGAGCGATGACGATGGTAAAACATGGTCGCCTCCAATCAATGTGACTCCACAGGTGAAAGATCCATCCTGGTATTTCTTACTGCAAGGTCCCGGAAGTGGAATCACCATGAGCGATGGTACATTGGTATTTGCTTCGCAATACATTGATTCTACACGTGTGCCCAATGCAGGAATTATCTATAGCAAGGACCATGGCAAGACATGGAAAATTAGTAAGCTGGCACGAACAAATACTACAGAAGCTCAAGTGGCAGAAGTGGAACCGGGAGTTCTGATGCTGAACATGCGCGATAACCGAGGCGGAAGCCGTGCCGTGGCTACAACAAAAGACATGGGCGAAACATGGACAGAACATCCTTCTTCCAGAAGTGCCCTGATTGAATCGGTTTGTATGGCAAGCCTTCTTAAGGTGGAAGCTAAAGATAATGTACTGAACAAGGATATTCTTCTTTTCTCGAACCCGAATACAGTAAAAGGTCGTCACCATATTACCATCAAAGCAAGTCTTGACGGTGGACTTACCTGGTTGCCTGCAAATCAGCTGCTATTGGATGAAGATGAAGGCTGGGGTTATTCTTGCCTCACCATGATTGATCGTGAAACAGTGGGCATACTTTACGAAGGTAGTGTAGCCCATATGACATTCCAGGCGATCAAACTGAAAGATATAATTAAATAA
- a CDS encoding cyclically-permuted mutarotase family protein, translating to MNYLRLFSLAIFSSLLVGCAIQPQSRRGVHTVDWQSLTEVSPGNGNFAKGVSACFAGYQNGSLIIAGGCNFPDVPAAEGGKKIFYDDIYAAHVQNDTVQKWERIGNLPAPLAYGVSVSTPKGLVCVGGITPDGPTTMTYRLEYNSASGNVSVHKLTPLPNTVDNMTGALVGNTLYIVGGNVDKKPSSRMFALNLNSDTASWHELTPVPGNPRVQPVCATIRKNGKPCLIVTGGFAGAFANEDASLSTDAYCFEPETCSWVKIATPVGTDGKPLSLGGGVAVTLDDSLMLCMGGVNKDIFLKALQREQALKKAVAENNQKRIDELREDAKKYMKQPVDWYKFNKEVLIYSPVKDSWTSVGSFKQTARAGAAVVSMNKVVYLFFGELKPGIRTPQIWKGKVD from the coding sequence ATGAATTACTTAAGATTATTTTCACTAGCAATATTTTCATCCCTGCTTGTTGGTTGTGCTATTCAACCACAAAGCCGCAGAGGAGTGCATACCGTTGACTGGCAATCTCTCACAGAGGTCTCTCCAGGAAACGGTAATTTTGCGAAAGGAGTTTCCGCTTGTTTTGCAGGATATCAGAATGGCTCTCTGATTATTGCTGGAGGATGTAATTTCCCTGATGTTCCGGCAGCCGAGGGAGGAAAGAAAATCTTTTATGATGATATATATGCTGCCCATGTACAGAATGATACTGTCCAAAAATGGGAGAGAATAGGTAATCTACCTGCTCCTTTGGCCTATGGCGTTTCGGTATCAACTCCCAAGGGTCTGGTATGTGTAGGAGGAATCACACCCGATGGACCAACTACAATGACATATCGATTAGAGTATAATAGTGCATCTGGTAATGTATCCGTGCATAAATTAACTCCATTGCCCAATACAGTTGATAATATGACCGGGGCACTGGTAGGAAATACACTTTATATCGTGGGCGGCAATGTTGATAAGAAACCTTCTTCTCGTATGTTTGCCCTGAATTTAAACAGCGATACTGCCAGTTGGCACGAACTGACACCTGTTCCGGGTAATCCGAGGGTTCAGCCGGTATGCGCGACAATCCGGAAAAATGGGAAACCTTGCCTGATTGTAACGGGTGGTTTTGCTGGAGCGTTTGCGAATGAGGATGCTTCCTTAAGCACTGATGCCTATTGTTTTGAACCGGAAACTTGCAGCTGGGTAAAAATTGCCACCCCGGTTGGTACGGATGGTAAGCCTCTCTCCTTAGGCGGAGGGGTGGCGGTTACGCTTGACGATTCGCTGATGCTTTGTATGGGAGGTGTGAATAAGGATATCTTTCTGAAGGCTCTTCAGCGTGAACAAGCATTAAAGAAGGCTGTGGCTGAGAACAATCAGAAGAGGATTGATGAGCTTCGTGAAGATGCGAAAAAATATATGAAACAACCTGTCGATTGGTATAAGTTTAATAAAGAAGTACTGATTTACTCGCCGGTTAAAGATAGCTGGACATCGGTGGGAAGTTTCAAACAAACTGCACGGGCAGGTGCTGCTGTGGTATCAATGAACAAGGTTGTTTATCTGTTTTTCGGAGAATTGAAGCCTGGTATTCGTACCCCGCAGATTTGGAAAGGAAAAGTTGATTAG
- a CDS encoding RagB/SusD family nutrient uptake outer membrane protein: protein MKTIKSIIFSCAVLATSAFFTSCDKLDLAPIDNYASGNFWNTVPQVQGYMYGMHTRMRDINFTRNFLLGEARGGTNKSGTSSVSTSLDYDRIKENNLDASNTGVSGWAGLYGYIFDSNLMIQKVEGSELQKNNKAAIDYALGQAYGIRAMYYFYLYRTFGGVPLVDKVKVMDGQVSPADLYTPRSTPKQTMDFIKADLKKSLDYFASSDLIPTGTNRCTWSKAASTMLAAEVYLWSAKVSLGDQVPAASDLDAAEGYLNTILNSSSFGMLPSFSSVFDATSTATKENKEIIFSLRYLEGEYTNGNIANFVPANANFLGSVYDGSGNLISADVLNLKNTGLLRHEYVPTLWQAYDANDTRRGATFFDFYNKDKSLKGVIWIKSLGYVNSSNVRIYCGDQVVYRYADALLLMAEVQNMKDGDVAKYINQVRARAYNSKWDPAVYGYTNSDFKTNELAILHERDLEFVNEGTRWFDVCRMKDAKNGKPLAFSSEAAYKGKPILDYTTEKHKLLWPIDITTLNSDPTLKQTPGYTDLGQETENW from the coding sequence ATGAAAACTATAAAATCAATTATATTTAGTTGTGCGGTATTGGCTACATCGGCTTTCTTCACTTCTTGTGACAAGCTTGATTTGGCACCGATTGATAACTACGCAAGTGGTAACTTTTGGAATACCGTTCCTCAGGTGCAAGGTTATATGTATGGCATGCATACCAGAATGAGGGATATCAATTTTACTCGTAACTTTCTTTTGGGTGAAGCACGTGGTGGTACAAACAAATCGGGAACTTCTTCTGTAAGTACTTCTCTTGACTACGATAGAATTAAAGAGAACAACCTGGACGCATCAAATACCGGTGTTAGTGGCTGGGCTGGATTATATGGCTATATTTTCGATTCAAACCTGATGATTCAAAAGGTTGAAGGTTCTGAATTGCAAAAGAACAACAAAGCTGCTATTGACTACGCACTTGGTCAAGCATATGGTATCCGCGCAATGTACTATTTCTACTTGTACAGAACATTTGGTGGTGTGCCATTAGTTGATAAAGTAAAAGTAATGGACGGACAGGTTTCTCCTGCCGACCTTTATACTCCCCGCTCTACGCCAAAACAGACGATGGATTTCATCAAAGCTGATTTGAAGAAATCTTTAGACTATTTTGCTTCATCTGATTTGATCCCAACCGGAACAAACAGATGTACTTGGTCAAAAGCTGCCTCAACAATGTTGGCTGCAGAGGTTTATTTATGGTCAGCTAAAGTTTCTCTGGGTGATCAGGTTCCTGCTGCCAGCGACTTGGATGCTGCTGAAGGTTATCTGAACACAATCTTGAATAGTTCTAGCTTTGGAATGTTACCCTCTTTCTCATCTGTTTTTGATGCAACATCAACAGCAACAAAAGAAAATAAAGAAATTATTTTCTCTCTGCGTTATTTAGAAGGAGAATACACTAACGGGAATATTGCTAATTTTGTTCCTGCCAATGCTAACTTCCTTGGTTCAGTATATGATGGTTCAGGAAATCTTATCTCTGCAGATGTACTTAACTTGAAAAATACTGGTCTTTTAAGACATGAATATGTTCCAACTCTTTGGCAAGCATACGATGCGAATGACACAAGACGTGGTGCAACCTTCTTTGATTTTTATAATAAAGATAAAAGTTTGAAAGGGGTAATATGGATTAAGAGCTTGGGTTATGTAAACTCTAGTAACGTTCGCATTTACTGTGGCGATCAGGTTGTGTACAGATATGCTGATGCATTGTTATTGATGGCTGAAGTTCAGAATATGAAAGATGGCGATGTTGCCAAGTACATTAATCAGGTACGTGCTCGTGCTTACAATTCAAAATGGGATCCTGCAGTATATGGCTATACTAATTCCGACTTTAAAACAAACGAACTTGCAATTCTTCACGAAAGAGACCTTGAGTTTGTAAATGAAGGGACTCGTTGGTTCGATGTTTGCAGAATGAAAGATGCTAAGAATGGCAAACCATTGGCATTTAGCTCAGAAGCAGCATATAAAGGAAAACCTATTCTGGATTATACTACAGAGAAGCATAAACTTTTATGGCCGATCGATATTACTACTTTAAATTCAGATCCAACACTTAAACAGACTCCGGGTTACACGGATCTTGGTCAGGAAACTGAGAATTGGTAA
- a CDS encoding SusC/RagA family TonB-linked outer membrane protein, with translation MRKFLLLMCFFLSLGVMAQKQTVTGQVFDETNEPVLGASISEVGNPRNGTVTDLDGKFSLSLNPQGEISVSYIGYEKLIVSVKGQKSLVIKLKPTSTMLDEIVVTGYTGTQLRSKATNSIAKVSNEKLSTGVFSNPAQALSGAVSGLRVIQTSGNPGATPSIVLRGGTNLDGSGAPIVIVDGQIRSSLSDINPEDIEDMQVMKDAGATAIYGARANNGVILVTTKKGKAGTSDISVKAKVGINYLNTPYEFNNAADYLYWMRTAYARASNVWQKTDGTPMGYQNTSSLANAVPYGTGNKYDVDANGNAILNNNTIWSTMYLDDSNKFLLDKGWKTMKDPVTGKDLIFTDTDVAKYNLNNPSLTQDYNINMSGGNDKGHYYAGFGYNHSEGLPIASYYDRYSFIFNGDYKIRTWLTSTSSLNYNRANWQSMPGSQTDEYNYFGRIMSLPPTVRFMDENGNPMLGVNSGDGNQSYQANKFFRDNQTDKFTMSQSFKIDFMKGLYLKTSANWYYSEGMYESFNKDYRSTPTNVVSTRSSSASYDRTFDQTYNAVLNFERQFGNHYVTTMLGSEYYDSYSRGLSASGQGAATDDFMDLALTSIKENMRKIDSYHNRQRILSFFGRANYDYDSKYLVSFVIRKDGYSKLINNRWGVFPGVSTGWIFTKENFMKKFADIISFGKVRASYGLNGNVSGIGNYELQGSFKSNGNAAFYNGLADFSMSEVPNPGLRWEKSKTFEFGLDLSYLNNRYSTNFTFYNRLTSDKLARVNLASSSGISSILTNNGAIRNRGVEIELAAKPIQSKDWNWNINANISYNKNIIEKLPNNGLEKNRQNAYQVYTGNGTDKVWVGGYQEGQEPGVLYAFKSEGIYKSWDEIPDVMEDRAGGSSARVLYGKTSWANLTDAQKAGKVLPIQPGDVKWKDVNGDGVIDQYDMVKVGNTTPHWIGGLTSTLKWKNLSLFAALDYALDFTIYDNTTPWFLGAMQGTYNMTTDVKNTWSETNPNGTLPKYYWADQLGKSNYYRTSTMFAYSGSYVAFREISLTYSLPKSIISKAKLERLDLSVTGQNLGYLTQCKKVTTPEAGTGSGSGYGLPRTLLFGVNLSF, from the coding sequence ATGAGGAAGTTCTTATTACTAATGTGCTTTTTCCTATCATTAGGCGTGATGGCTCAAAAGCAGACAGTTACCGGACAGGTGTTTGACGAAACAAACGAACCTGTACTTGGTGCAAGTATTTCTGAAGTGGGAAATCCCAGGAACGGTACAGTTACCGATCTTGATGGAAAGTTCTCGCTAAGTCTAAATCCCCAAGGGGAAATCTCTGTTTCCTATATTGGCTATGAAAAGCTGATTGTAAGTGTAAAAGGCCAGAAAAGTCTGGTAATCAAACTTAAACCAACCTCTACAATGCTCGATGAGATTGTGGTAACCGGTTATACTGGAACCCAGTTGCGTTCCAAAGCTACTAACTCAATTGCCAAGGTGAGCAATGAAAAGCTGAGTACAGGTGTTTTCTCTAACCCTGCACAGGCTCTTTCAGGTGCCGTTTCTGGTTTGAGAGTTATTCAGACTTCAGGTAACCCGGGCGCTACACCTTCTATTGTACTTCGTGGTGGTACCAACCTTGATGGCTCAGGTGCGCCAATCGTAATTGTGGATGGACAGATTCGTTCAAGTTTGAGCGACATCAACCCTGAAGATATCGAAGATATGCAGGTAATGAAGGATGCAGGAGCAACTGCGATCTATGGTGCGCGTGCAAATAACGGTGTTATCCTGGTTACTACCAAAAAAGGTAAAGCAGGTACTTCTGACATCAGCGTGAAGGCAAAAGTGGGTATCAATTACCTCAATACTCCTTATGAATTCAATAACGCTGCCGATTACCTGTACTGGATGCGTACTGCTTATGCTCGTGCATCAAATGTTTGGCAAAAAACTGATGGTACACCAATGGGGTACCAAAACACTTCCTCTTTGGCTAATGCCGTTCCATATGGAACAGGAAATAAGTATGATGTTGATGCAAATGGTAATGCGATTCTAAACAACAATACCATTTGGAGCACAATGTATTTGGATGATTCCAATAAATTCCTTTTGGATAAAGGTTGGAAAACAATGAAAGATCCTGTAACAGGCAAAGACCTTATTTTTACGGATACTGATGTTGCCAAATATAACCTGAACAATCCATCTTTGACACAGGATTATAATATCAATATGTCTGGTGGTAACGATAAAGGTCACTACTATGCCGGTTTTGGTTACAACCACTCAGAAGGTCTTCCTATTGCATCTTACTATGATCGTTATTCTTTCATCTTTAACGGTGATTACAAGATCAGAACATGGTTAACTTCTACTTCCAGCTTAAACTACAACCGTGCGAACTGGCAGTCAATGCCTGGTTCTCAGACAGATGAATATAACTATTTTGGTCGTATTATGTCTTTGCCTCCAACAGTTCGTTTCATGGATGAAAATGGTAATCCAATGCTTGGGGTGAATTCAGGTGATGGTAACCAAAGCTATCAAGCTAATAAATTCTTCCGTGATAACCAGACAGATAAGTTTACTATGAGTCAATCATTCAAGATTGATTTTATGAAAGGACTTTATTTAAAGACTTCAGCTAACTGGTACTACAGTGAAGGTATGTACGAATCATTCAATAAAGACTACCGTAGTACTCCAACAAATGTTGTATCTACACGTTCTTCTTCAGCATCTTATGACCGTACATTTGACCAAACTTACAACGCTGTGTTGAATTTCGAACGTCAGTTTGGAAATCATTATGTAACAACAATGCTGGGTTCTGAATATTATGACTCATACAGCCGTGGTTTAAGTGCTTCAGGTCAAGGAGCTGCAACTGACGATTTCATGGACTTAGCTTTGACCTCTATAAAAGAAAATATGCGTAAAATTGATTCTTATCACAACCGTCAACGTATTCTTTCTTTCTTTGGTCGTGCAAACTATGATTATGATAGCAAATATTTGGTTTCATTTGTAATACGTAAGGATGGTTACTCTAAACTGATCAATAATCGTTGGGGGGTTTTCCCAGGTGTATCTACTGGATGGATCTTCACTAAAGAAAACTTTATGAAGAAATTTGCAGATATTATCTCATTTGGTAAGGTGCGTGCAAGTTATGGTTTGAATGGTAACGTCTCAGGTATAGGTAATTATGAATTGCAAGGTTCTTTCAAATCCAATGGAAATGCAGCATTTTATAATGGACTAGCAGATTTCTCTATGAGTGAAGTTCCAAATCCAGGTTTGAGATGGGAAAAATCAAAAACTTTTGAATTTGGTTTAGATTTAAGTTATTTGAATAACAGATACTCTACAAACTTCACATTCTACAATCGTTTGACAAGCGACAAACTTGCAAGAGTTAATTTAGCAAGTTCTTCTGGTATTAGTTCAATTCTTACTAATAACGGTGCAATAAGAAATCGCGGTGTTGAAATTGAATTAGCAGCGAAACCTATTCAATCAAAAGACTGGAACTGGAATATTAATGCAAATATCTCTTACAATAAGAATATTATTGAGAAGTTGCCTAATAATGGTTTGGAAAAGAATCGCCAAAATGCTTACCAGGTATATACCGGAAACGGAACAGATAAAGTATGGGTTGGTGGTTATCAGGAAGGTCAGGAACCAGGTGTTCTTTATGCATTCAAATCCGAAGGTATCTACAAGAGCTGGGATGAAATTCCTGATGTAATGGAGGATAGAGCCGGTGGTAGCTCAGCTCGCGTTCTTTATGGAAAAACATCGTGGGCTAACCTGACTGACGCTCAGAAAGCAGGTAAAGTGTTGCCAATTCAACCGGGTGATGTAAAATGGAAAGATGTGAATGGTGACGGCGTGATTGACCAATACGATATGGTGAAAGTTGGTAACACTACTCCACACTGGATTGGTGGTTTGACTTCAACTCTGAAATGGAAGAACTTGTCTCTGTTTGCAGCATTAGACTATGCTTTAGATTTTACAATTTATGATAATACAACTCCTTGGTTCTTAGGTGCTATGCAAGGAACATATAACATGACAACTGATGTGAAAAATACATGGTCTGAAACAAATCCTAACGGAACATTACCTAAATACTATTGGGCTGATCAGTTAGGTAAGAGTAACTATTACAGAACCTCAACTATGTTTGCATACAGCGGTTCTTACGTTGCTTTCCGTGAGATATCACTTACATACTCATTACCAAAGAGCATTATCAGCAAAGCAAAATTGGAAAGATTGGATCTTTCTGTAACAGGACAAAACTTAGGTTATCTTACTCAATGTAAGAAGGTAACTACTCCTGAAGCAGGTACTGGCTCAGGTTCAGGATATGGACTTCCGCGTACCCTATTGTTTGGCGTTAATTTATCATTCTAA